One segment of Candidatus Latescibacterota bacterium DNA contains the following:
- a CDS encoding efflux RND transporter periplasmic adaptor subunit: MRPTSRLRLLLPLLLLAACERGHGVDEHLAAAHAEEAHDHDHDHDDELSDLDRPVDALFAARCEHDLAAHACAECRYEVGVARVTPVLISDGLIATATVDTRAVAEAVDLPGEIRFDEHRIAHLTPLVAGVVSAVQVDLGQPVKAGEPLLVLQSAALAEAQAAYLDALAAEPLAARAHERLSALRDAAVASEREALEAAQQLEAARIRREACRQRLLALGVAAGEIEALIQGDAARADGRLLLRAPFAGEVLGLHAVRGEPVEPGADLLLLGDTETLWVWVDVYEGQLARLEALRRAGPLPVEVIVAAYPDRVFPGTLDLLGRSMDEATRTVKSRVLLPNPDGLLRPGMFARVRVELPGDERALAVPADALLADAGREFVFVHHEGEYFVRRPVTSGRRLGGHVEIVEGLAAGQTVAGQGAFLLKSDVLRSKMGAGCAD; the protein is encoded by the coding sequence ATGCGCCCGACCTCGCGCCTTAGACTCCTCCTGCCGCTGCTGCTTCTCGCCGCCTGCGAGCGCGGTCACGGCGTGGACGAGCACCTCGCCGCCGCCCACGCCGAGGAAGCGCACGACCACGACCATGACCACGACGACGAGCTCTCCGACCTCGACCGCCCCGTCGACGCGCTCTTCGCCGCGCGCTGCGAGCACGACCTCGCGGCCCACGCCTGCGCGGAGTGCCGCTACGAGGTGGGCGTGGCCCGCGTGACCCCCGTGCTCATCAGCGACGGCCTGATCGCCACGGCCACCGTGGACACGCGGGCGGTGGCGGAGGCGGTCGATCTGCCCGGCGAGATCCGTTTCGACGAACACCGCATCGCCCACCTCACGCCGCTGGTCGCCGGCGTCGTGTCCGCCGTGCAGGTGGACCTCGGTCAGCCGGTGAAGGCCGGCGAGCCGCTGCTGGTGCTGCAGAGCGCGGCCCTCGCCGAGGCGCAGGCCGCCTACCTCGACGCCCTCGCTGCCGAGCCCCTTGCCGCGCGTGCCCACGAACGCCTGAGCGCGCTGCGCGACGCGGCGGTCGCCAGCGAGCGCGAGGCCCTCGAGGCCGCCCAGCAGCTCGAGGCCGCGCGGATCCGTCGCGAGGCCTGCCGCCAGCGCCTGCTGGCCCTCGGGGTGGCGGCGGGGGAGATCGAGGCGCTGATCCAGGGTGACGCCGCCCGCGCCGACGGCCGACTCCTCCTGCGCGCCCCCTTCGCGGGCGAGGTGCTCGGCCTCCACGCCGTTCGCGGCGAACCCGTGGAGCCCGGCGCGGACCTGCTGCTCCTCGGTGACACCGAGACGCTCTGGGTCTGGGTCGACGTCTACGAAGGCCAGCTCGCGCGTCTCGAGGCGCTTCGCCGCGCTGGCCCGCTGCCGGTGGAGGTGATCGTGGCGGCGTACCCGGATCGCGTCTTCCCCGGCACGCTCGACCTGCTGGGCCGCAGCATGGACGAGGCCACGCGCACCGTGAAGTCCCGCGTGCTGCTGCCCAATCCCGACGGCCTCCTGCGGCCGGGCATGTTCGCGCGGGTGCGCGTCGAGCTGCCGGGCGACGAGCGCGCGCTCGCCGTGCCGGCCGACGCCCTGCTGGCGGACGCGGGGCGCGAGTTCGTCTTCGTGCATCACGAGGGGGAGTACTTCGTGCGCCGGCCCGTGACGAGCGGGCGGCGGCTGGGTGGGCACGTGGAGATCGTCGAGGGGCTCGCCGCCGGCCAGACCGTGGCCGGACAGGGGGCCTTCCTGCTCAAGTCGGACGTCCTGCGCTCCAAGATGGGCGCGGGCTGCGCGGACTAG
- a CDS encoding Rieske 2Fe-2S domain-containing protein, whose amino-acid sequence MESDYVRVCPLEDVPAGEARGFSLEGYDIAVFNTGEEIYAIENRCPHMGAELSEGEIVDRSVCCHDHGWVINLETGEVEDRDADGVATFPVQVRDDAIWVLLA is encoded by the coding sequence ATGGAGTCCGACTACGTCCGCGTCTGCCCGCTCGAGGACGTCCCCGCCGGCGAGGCGCGAGGCTTCTCGCTGGAGGGTTACGACATCGCCGTCTTCAACACGGGCGAGGAGATCTACGCCATCGAGAACCGCTGCCCGCACATGGGCGCGGAGCTGTCCGAGGGCGAGATCGTCGACCGGTCCGTCTGCTGCCACGACCACGGCTGGGTGATCAACCTGGAGACGGGCGAGGTGGAGGACCGCGACGCCGACGGCGTGGCCACCTTCCCGGTGCAGGTGCGCGACGACGCGATCTGGGTGCTGCTGGCCTAG
- a CDS encoding amidohydrolase has protein sequence MEALSPSLTAGERSELVRLRRDFHRFPELGFQERRTAGIIAEFLRGLGLAPSTGVAETGVVTLINPHADGPTLLLRADMDALPIHEIDGRDYGSAHAGVMHACGHDGHCATLLTACSVLKRESASLGGRVKVIFQPAEEGLGGARRMIEEGVLDAPRVDAALGLHFWSGLPTGQVSVSPGATMAAVDEFHLRIVGRGGHAAHPHETCDPVVAGAALVTALQTLVSRRHDPLHSLVVTVGEFHAGSAFNIIPGEARLSGTVRCFDKAIWEAIPEQLEHVAAGICHAHGCGYELDYQRQNIPLVNDVAMAELVRETAVDLLGTDKVLEVRTLGGEDMADVLDRVPGCFFFVGSGSEAKGITAGHHHPAFDLDEDALAIGVELLVRAARRYFAG, from the coding sequence GTGGAGGCACTCAGTCCCAGCCTGACCGCCGGCGAACGCAGCGAGCTGGTGCGCCTGCGGCGCGACTTCCATCGCTTCCCCGAACTGGGGTTCCAGGAGCGGCGCACGGCGGGGATCATCGCCGAGTTCCTGCGCGGGCTGGGCCTCGCGCCGTCGACCGGCGTGGCCGAGACCGGCGTGGTGACGCTCATCAACCCCCACGCCGACGGCCCCACCCTGCTCCTGCGCGCCGACATGGACGCGCTGCCCATCCACGAGATCGACGGGCGCGACTACGGCTCCGCCCACGCCGGCGTGATGCACGCCTGCGGCCACGACGGCCACTGCGCCACCCTGCTCACCGCCTGTTCGGTGCTCAAGCGCGAGAGCGCGTCGCTCGGCGGGCGCGTGAAGGTGATCTTCCAGCCGGCCGAGGAGGGACTCGGCGGCGCGCGCCGCATGATCGAGGAGGGCGTGCTCGACGCGCCGCGCGTGGACGCCGCCCTCGGCCTGCACTTCTGGAGCGGCCTGCCGACGGGCCAGGTGTCCGTGAGCCCCGGCGCCACCATGGCCGCGGTGGACGAGTTCCACCTGCGCATCGTCGGCCGGGGGGGCCACGCCGCGCACCCGCACGAGACCTGCGACCCCGTGGTGGCCGGCGCCGCGCTGGTGACGGCGCTGCAGACGCTCGTCTCGCGCCGCCACGACCCGCTGCACTCGCTGGTGGTGACCGTGGGCGAGTTCCACGCGGGGAGCGCGTTCAACATCATCCCCGGCGAGGCGCGGCTCAGCGGCACGGTGCGCTGCTTCGACAAGGCCATCTGGGAGGCGATCCCCGAGCAGCTCGAGCACGTCGCGGCGGGCATCTGCCACGCGCACGGCTGCGGCTACGAACTGGACTACCAGCGGCAGAACATCCCCCTGGTCAACGACGTCGCCATGGCCGAACTCGTGCGCGAGACGGCGGTGGACCTGCTGGGCACCGACAAGGTGCTGGAGGTGCGCACGCTGGGCGGTGAGGACATGGCCGACGTCCTCGACCGCGTGCCCGGCTGCTTCTTCTTCGTGGGCTCGGGCAGCGAGGCCAAGGGCATCACCGCCGGCCACCACCATCCGGCCTTCGATCTGGACGAGGACGCGCTGGCCATCGGCGTCGAACTGCTGGTGCGGGCCGCCCGCCGCTACTTCGCCGGCTAG
- a CDS encoding TolC family protein, producing MPWPLPTGRRLGVLVLALLLPGGTAAETVLRWEDVLAALPSQPELAAARAERDAAAADRRALALPNPELELAGGRAEPLDADVTRETWELGVSLPLRPWGPWRHARAAAAASVTAADAALDLARRDLRRQLARDFWQVAHDGRRLALLDELRAHAEGLVQLARLRVELGEARPAELLRLELEREELLSALAAADVEARLARAALGRRLALRDPADLRVDADWDTLPPLPAADPAASHPTLAGARARSAAADARLAAARADRWPGLRLGALRGREADADVQALQLSLELPLFDRRGAGVDRARAETSRAREEQRRLERELADALDDALAHARLARDHVTRLEAEVLPRARRALDALETEYRVGEADLVALLDARRAHARSALALLAARLDYRFALADLDALNAGDDDHAPDLAP from the coding sequence ATGCCGTGGCCCTTGCCGACGGGGCGTCGACTGGGCGTCCTCGTCCTTGCCCTGCTGTTGCCGGGGGGCACGGCGGCCGAGACCGTTCTCCGGTGGGAGGACGTCCTCGCCGCCCTGCCCTCGCAGCCCGAACTCGCCGCCGCGCGCGCCGAGCGCGATGCCGCCGCCGCCGACCGGCGCGCGCTGGCGCTGCCCAACCCCGAGCTGGAACTGGCCGGCGGCCGGGCCGAGCCGCTCGACGCCGACGTCACCCGCGAAACCTGGGAGCTGGGCGTCAGCCTGCCGCTGCGTCCCTGGGGTCCCTGGCGGCACGCGCGCGCGGCGGCCGCCGCGTCGGTGACCGCCGCCGACGCCGCGCTCGACCTCGCGCGGCGCGACCTGCGCCGCCAGCTCGCTCGCGACTTCTGGCAGGTGGCCCACGACGGCCGGCGGCTGGCGCTGCTGGACGAACTGCGCGCCCACGCGGAAGGCCTCGTGCAGCTGGCGCGGCTGCGCGTCGAGCTCGGCGAGGCGCGTCCCGCCGAGCTGCTGCGCCTCGAGCTCGAGCGCGAGGAGCTGCTCAGCGCACTCGCCGCCGCGGACGTCGAGGCGCGCCTGGCGCGCGCCGCCCTGGGCCGCCGGCTGGCCCTGCGCGACCCCGCCGACCTGCGCGTCGACGCGGACTGGGACACCCTCCCGCCCCTGCCCGCCGCGGACCCTGCGGCGTCGCACCCCACGCTGGCCGGCGCCCGGGCGCGAAGCGCCGCGGCCGACGCTCGGCTCGCCGCGGCCCGCGCCGACCGCTGGCCGGGCCTTCGCCTGGGCGCGCTGCGCGGCCGTGAGGCCGACGCGGATGTTCAGGCCCTGCAGCTCTCCCTCGAACTGCCGCTCTTCGACCGCCGTGGCGCGGGGGTGGACCGGGCGCGCGCGGAGACGTCGCGCGCGCGGGAGGAGCAGCGCCGCCTCGAGCGCGAGCTGGCCGACGCGCTCGACGACGCCCTCGCCCACGCCCGCCTGGCCCGCGACCACGTGACCCGCCTCGAGGCCGAGGTGCTGCCGCGCGCGCGCCGCGCGCTGGACGCCCTCGAAACCGAGTACCGCGTGGGGGAGGCCGATCTCGTCGCGCTCCTCGACGCGCGCCGCGCCCACGCCCGCAGCGCCCTCGCGCTGCTGGCCGCCCGGCTCGACTACCGCTTCGCCCTCGCCGACCTCGACGCCCTCAACGCCGGAGATGACGACCATGCGCCCGACCTCGCGCCTTAG
- a CDS encoding neutral zinc metallopeptidase yields the protein MRWKGRQSSQNVRDLRGARRPAAIGGGLGGAGLIILIIYMLMGGDPSALLDQQGAGAPSGQEMGAPVDASSDELAQFVSVVLADTEAVWGELFAAQGRRYVEPQLVLFTGAVRSACGTQSAAVGPFYCPGDQTAYIDLSFYDTLRQRFGAAGDFAQAYVIAHEVGHHVQNLLGISDRVNAQRSRASERDANALSVRLELQADFFAGVWAHHAQRRFDILEPGDIEEALNAANRIGDDNIQRQSQGRVVPDAFTHGTGEQRVRWFTRGFETGDLSQGDTFAARDL from the coding sequence TCCAGTCAGAACGTGCGGGACCTGCGCGGCGCGCGCCGGCCGGCCGCCATCGGCGGTGGGCTGGGGGGCGCGGGGCTCATCATCCTGATCATCTACATGCTCATGGGCGGGGATCCGTCGGCGCTGCTGGACCAGCAGGGCGCCGGGGCGCCGTCCGGGCAGGAGATGGGCGCGCCCGTGGACGCCAGCTCGGACGAGCTGGCGCAGTTCGTCTCGGTGGTGCTCGCGGACACGGAGGCGGTCTGGGGCGAACTCTTCGCGGCGCAGGGGCGGCGCTACGTGGAGCCGCAGCTCGTCCTCTTCACCGGCGCGGTGCGCTCGGCCTGCGGTACGCAGAGCGCGGCGGTGGGGCCCTTCTACTGCCCCGGCGACCAGACCGCGTACATCGACCTCAGCTTCTACGACACCCTGCGCCAGCGCTTCGGCGCGGCGGGCGACTTCGCCCAGGCCTACGTGATCGCCCACGAGGTGGGGCACCACGTGCAGAATCTGCTGGGCATCTCCGACCGCGTGAACGCCCAGCGCAGCCGCGCCAGCGAGCGCGACGCCAACGCGCTCTCCGTGCGACTCGAACTGCAGGCGGACTTCTTCGCCGGGGTCTGGGCGCACCACGCGCAGCGGCGCTTCGACATCCTCGAGCCCGGGGACATCGAGGAGGCGCTCAATGCCGCCAATCGCATCGGCGACGACAACATCCAGCGCCAGTCCCAGGGGCGCGTGGTGCCCGACGCCTTCACACACGGCACGGGCGAGCAGCGCGTTCGCTGGTTCACGCGGGGCTTCGAGACGGGGGACCTGAGCCAGGGCGACACGTTCGCGGCGCGCGACCTCTAG
- a CDS encoding ABC transporter substrate-binding protein, with the protein MDILLGHSPDPDDAFMFYGLAKGGVDPGPYRFTHILQDIETLNRRALNGELHISAVSIHAYAHLQDKYALLSSGASMGDGYGPMLVARPGLTLDEAKRRTIAVPGTLTSAFLALRLAIGDYEHAVVPFDEITQRVAAGEYDAGLIIHEGQLTYASEGLNLLLDLGIWWGDETGGLPLPLGGNAVRRDLGAARMAELNGILKASIAYGLEHREEAVKYALDFGRGLDLGLADRFVGMYVNELTLDYGERGRESIARFLRLAHERGYLDAPVEVQFIT; encoded by the coding sequence ATGGACATCCTGCTGGGCCACAGTCCGGATCCGGACGACGCCTTCATGTTTTACGGTCTTGCGAAGGGCGGCGTCGACCCCGGGCCCTACCGCTTCACGCACATCCTTCAGGACATCGAGACGCTGAACCGGCGCGCCCTGAACGGCGAGCTGCACATCAGCGCGGTGTCGATCCACGCCTACGCGCACCTGCAGGACAAGTACGCGCTGCTGTCCAGCGGCGCCAGCATGGGCGACGGCTACGGCCCCATGCTCGTGGCCAGGCCGGGCCTCACCCTCGACGAGGCGAAGCGGCGGACCATCGCGGTGCCGGGCACGCTGACCAGCGCCTTCCTCGCGCTGCGGCTGGCCATCGGCGACTACGAGCACGCGGTCGTGCCCTTTGACGAGATCACCCAGCGGGTGGCCGCGGGCGAGTACGATGCCGGGCTCATCATTCACGAGGGGCAGCTCACCTATGCCAGCGAGGGCCTGAACCTGCTGCTGGATCTGGGGATCTGGTGGGGCGACGAGACCGGCGGCCTGCCGCTGCCGCTGGGCGGCAACGCGGTGCGGCGCGACCTGGGCGCGGCGCGGATGGCCGAGCTGAACGGCATCCTCAAGGCGAGCATCGCCTACGGGCTCGAGCATCGCGAGGAGGCCGTGAAGTACGCGCTCGACTTCGGCCGCGGACTCGACCTGGGCCTGGCCGACCGCTTTGTCGGCATGTACGTCAACGAACTGACGCTGGACTACGGCGAGCGGGGGCGCGAGTCCATCGCGCGTTTCCTGCGCCTGGCGCACGAGCGCGGCTACCTGGACGCGCCCGTCGAGGTGCAGTTCATCACCTAG
- a CDS encoding glycosyltransferase family 39 protein encodes MATPSRTASERPLARRLLLGLAALQFALHLLSNGRFGMFRDEYYYLACADHLAWGYVDHPPLSIALLAAWRAALGDGVWAIRLLPAAAGAALVFLTGALARELGGRRAAQTLAALAVLIMPALLVTTGFYSMNAFEPLVWLGALLLLVRALRGDGLAPWLWLGALLGLGLLNKISVLLLGAGLAVGLVATPARRAFATPGPWLAGAIALALFAPHLVWQQRHGWPTLEFMANAQAHKMIPLPPAAFLGEVALETHPGNLLLWVVGLGWLFAARSVRERRWLRPLAWIWPVAAAVLILRHGKPYYLAPAQPLLLAAGAVAVVGWLERHWRFGAPLLIGLTALGGAFTLPLALPLLSPAETVDYLAASHLHGRSSEHGHEDDVLPQHFGDRFGWPEIARAVADATATLSPEERADCLVLCTNYGEAGAIDYYRKRGLDLPPVVCGHNSYWDWWPEGRGGETAIGINLSVEALLTGYEEVTLFRVLDTPYAIPKEGRAAITICRHRRVPLEEARPYYRHLD; translated from the coding sequence ATGGCGACGCCGTCGCGGACAGCCTCTGAGCGGCCCCTGGCCCGGCGCCTGCTGCTGGGCCTCGCCGCGCTGCAGTTCGCGCTGCACCTGCTCAGCAACGGCCGCTTCGGCATGTTCCGCGACGAGTACTACTACCTCGCCTGCGCCGACCACCTGGCCTGGGGCTACGTGGACCATCCCCCGCTCTCCATCGCGCTGCTGGCCGCCTGGCGCGCCGCGCTGGGCGACGGCGTCTGGGCCATCCGCCTGCTGCCGGCCGCGGCGGGCGCGGCGCTGGTCTTCCTGACCGGCGCGCTGGCCCGCGAACTCGGCGGACGCCGCGCGGCCCAGACCCTCGCCGCGCTGGCCGTGCTGATCATGCCGGCCTTGCTCGTCACCACGGGCTTCTACTCGATGAACGCCTTCGAGCCGCTGGTCTGGCTGGGCGCGCTGCTCCTGCTGGTGCGCGCGCTGCGGGGTGACGGCCTCGCGCCCTGGCTCTGGCTCGGCGCGCTGCTGGGCCTGGGCCTGCTGAACAAGATCAGCGTGCTGCTGCTGGGCGCGGGGCTGGCGGTGGGGCTCGTCGCCACGCCGGCGCGGAGGGCCTTCGCGACACCGGGCCCCTGGCTCGCGGGCGCGATCGCGCTGGCGCTCTTCGCGCCGCATCTCGTCTGGCAGCAGCGGCATGGCTGGCCGACGCTGGAGTTCATGGCCAACGCGCAGGCGCACAAGATGATCCCGCTGCCGCCCGCCGCCTTCCTCGGCGAGGTCGCGCTCGAGACGCACCCCGGCAACCTGCTGCTCTGGGTCGTCGGGCTCGGCTGGCTCTTCGCCGCGCGCTCGGTGAGGGAGCGGCGCTGGCTGCGCCCGCTGGCGTGGATCTGGCCCGTGGCCGCCGCTGTGCTGATACTGCGGCACGGCAAGCCCTACTACCTGGCCCCGGCGCAGCCGCTGCTGCTGGCCGCGGGCGCGGTGGCGGTCGTGGGCTGGCTGGAGCGTCACTGGCGCTTCGGCGCGCCGCTGCTGATCGGACTCACCGCGCTGGGCGGCGCGTTCACGCTGCCGCTGGCCCTGCCGCTGCTCTCCCCGGCCGAGACGGTGGACTACCTCGCCGCCAGCCACCTGCATGGGCGCTCTTCCGAGCACGGGCACGAGGACGACGTCCTGCCCCAGCACTTCGGCGACCGCTTCGGCTGGCCCGAGATCGCGCGCGCCGTGGCGGACGCGACGGCCACGCTCTCACCCGAGGAGCGCGCCGACTGCCTGGTACTCTGCACCAACTACGGCGAGGCCGGCGCGATCGACTACTACCGGAAGCGCGGCCTCGACCTGCCGCCGGTGGTCTGCGGCCACAACAGCTACTGGGACTGGTGGCCCGAGGGGCGCGGCGGCGAGACGGCCATCGGCATCAACCTGTCGGTGGAGGCCCTGCTCACGGGCTACGAGGAGGTCACGCTCTTCCGCGTGCTCGACACGCCCTACGCGATTCCGAAGGAGGGGCGGGCGGCGATCACGATCTGCCGGCATCGCCGCGTGCCGCTGGAGGAGGCGCGGCCCTACTACCGGCACCTGGACTAG
- a CDS encoding creatininase family protein produces the protein MRMALMTWRQVESYLAERDIVLIPTGATEQHGPNGLLGTDHLVAEQLALALGERCEVAVMPVLPVGMSQHHLGFPGSASLTAAGYAGMLTETVESLARHGFRRFVFVNGHGGNTVPAKAAASDLLARREDLEWIWRSWWEHPAVKALEDELFGDRNGDHATAAEISMTMHLFPGAVAPLAPVDVRHPAHEWPLGPRRFRETFPDGRMGSDPSLADAAKGKRLFELCVELYGTELDDLLAR, from the coding sequence ATGCGCATGGCCTTGATGACCTGGCGTCAGGTGGAGAGCTACCTGGCGGAGCGCGACATCGTCCTGATCCCCACCGGCGCCACGGAGCAGCACGGCCCGAACGGCCTGCTGGGCACGGACCACCTGGTGGCCGAGCAGCTCGCCCTCGCCCTCGGCGAGCGCTGCGAGGTGGCCGTGATGCCCGTGTTGCCCGTCGGCATGAGCCAGCACCACCTGGGCTTCCCCGGCTCGGCCAGCCTCACGGCGGCGGGTTACGCGGGCATGCTCACCGAGACCGTGGAGTCCCTGGCGCGGCACGGCTTCCGGCGCTTCGTCTTCGTCAACGGGCACGGCGGCAACACGGTGCCGGCCAAGGCGGCCGCCAGCGACCTGCTGGCGCGCCGCGAGGATCTGGAGTGGATCTGGCGGAGCTGGTGGGAGCACCCGGCGGTGAAGGCGCTGGAGGATGAGCTCTTCGGCGACCGCAACGGCGACCACGCCACGGCCGCCGAGATCAGCATGACGATGCACCTCTTCCCCGGGGCCGTGGCGCCGCTGGCTCCGGTGGACGTGCGGCACCCGGCGCACGAGTGGCCGCTGGGCCCGCGGCGCTTTCGCGAGACCTTCCCCGACGGGCGCATGGGCAGCGACCCCTCGCTGGCCGACGCGGCCAAGGGGAAGCGGCTCTTCGAGCTGTGCGTGGAACTCTACGGGACCGAGCTGGACGACCTGCTCGCGCGCTAG